One Saccharopolyspora erythraea NRRL 2338 genomic region harbors:
- a CDS encoding GlxA family transcriptional regulator, translating into MLRSVSAVVMQGVAPFELGVICEVFGVDRTGDGVPPFDFRICGESAGEPVRTTTGMSVVPDHGFEGLRGADVVAVPAGTLRDTYPPRLLDALRDAAADGATLLSVCTGAFVLGAAGLLDGRRCTTHWYQADAFRRRFPAALLDPDVLYVDDGDIVTSAGTAAGIDACLHLVRRELGSRITGRIARRMVVPPQRDGGQRQFIDVPTPEHPGDSLQPLLDWMGDRLAEDHTVADLARQARMSERTFARRFVAETGTTPSRWLATQRVLYARRLLEDTQHGIEQIARDCGFGTAALLRHHFRRVVGVTPTDYRRTFSQKRAAA; encoded by the coding sequence ATGCTGCGATCCGTCTCGGCGGTCGTGATGCAGGGTGTCGCCCCCTTCGAGCTGGGCGTGATCTGCGAGGTCTTCGGCGTCGACCGCACCGGTGACGGCGTGCCGCCGTTCGACTTCCGCATCTGCGGCGAAAGCGCCGGAGAGCCCGTGCGCACAACGACCGGCATGAGCGTCGTTCCCGACCACGGGTTCGAAGGCCTGCGGGGTGCCGACGTGGTGGCCGTGCCCGCGGGCACCCTGCGCGACACCTATCCGCCCCGCCTGCTCGACGCGCTGCGCGACGCCGCGGCCGACGGCGCCACGCTGCTCTCGGTCTGCACGGGCGCGTTCGTGCTCGGCGCGGCCGGACTGCTCGACGGGCGCCGCTGCACGACGCACTGGTACCAGGCCGACGCGTTCCGGCGCCGGTTCCCGGCGGCCCTGCTCGACCCGGACGTGCTCTACGTCGACGACGGCGACATCGTGACCAGCGCGGGCACCGCGGCGGGCATCGACGCGTGCCTGCACCTGGTGCGCCGCGAGCTCGGCTCCCGGATCACCGGCCGGATCGCGCGCCGCATGGTGGTGCCGCCGCAGCGCGACGGCGGGCAGCGCCAGTTCATCGACGTGCCCACGCCGGAGCACCCCGGCGACAGCCTGCAACCGCTGCTGGACTGGATGGGCGACCGGCTCGCCGAGGACCACACCGTGGCCGACCTGGCGCGGCAGGCGCGCATGTCCGAGCGCACCTTCGCCCGGCGCTTCGTCGCCGAGACCGGCACCACGCCGAGCCGCTGGCTGGCGACCCAGCGCGTGCTCTACGCCCGGCGGCTGCTGGAGGACACCCAGCACGGCATCGAGCAGATCGCCCGCGACTGCGGCTTCGGCACCGCCGCGCTGCTGCGCCACCACTTCCGCCGCGTCGTCGGGGTCACCCCGACCGACTACCGGCGCACGTTCTCCCAGAAGCGCGCCGCCGCTTGA